From the Sardina pilchardus chromosome 11, fSarPil1.1, whole genome shotgun sequence genome, the window TAAGTTGATTTCACAAAAAGTTCATGCATTCCTTCAACCTGAATATTATAAGTGATTACTATTGCAGGTTCATGTTGAGAACACTATcctaataaatgtatttattattttgagAGGCATGGCCTTACAGGTCATGAaaagtcttaaagggatattccgccatttttggaaatacgctcattttccaccttccctcgagcaaaacaatcgatatttaccttgttcccgttcatccagccattctgtgagtctggcgatacaacttttagcttcagcctagcatagatcattgaatcggattagaccattagcttctcgcctgctagcttcatgtttaaaagtgactaagatttctggtaattttcccatttaaaacgtgtctcctctcaagttagaaagtgcaataagaccaactgaaaatgaaacctggcgtttttctaggctgatttgacatggaactacactctcatctggcgtaataatcaaggcaacttgcagctactggcactactactgcttgttgtctatggggactattttcagatgctgcgtaagatatcactgcgcctatggtacgtttgcaagttgcctggattattacgccagatgagagtgtagttccatgtcaaatcagcctagaaaaacgccaggtttcattttcagttggtcttattgcactttctaacttgagaggagacacgttttaaatgggaaaattaccagaaatcttagtcacttttaaacatgaagctagcaggcgagaagctaatggtctaatccgattcaatgatctatgctaggctgaagctaaaagttgtatcgccagactcacagaatggctggatgaacgggaacaaggtaaatatcgattgttttgctcgaggggaggcggaaaatgagcgtatttccaaaaatggcggaatatccctttaacaaatgAAGCCATACATTTGCAGCTCATCAGGATAGTCTACTGAAGGCCAATCAAATCAGTTTTATTTAACCAGCCATTCTATGGATTTGCTTATACTGCCAAGAGGGCTCTTTGTTGAGCTCGTATATTTCCAGTGGAGCGTCAGGACTGTTGTAGTGCCTATTGTGTTAGTGTACCTGTTTACATGGACCCGTTTGGGTGCTGTGCCTAGTGAATGAGCATGTTGAAGAtgctgaaaatgtgtgtgtccaagtttAATTAAGAGTTGCCCAGTTGGGCAataacaagatattcagtgtctgAGTGAACACAAAAgaagcagaacataacagaggGTGACACACAGTTGACACTCCACCAGAGATATATGAGCTGTCTGAAGAGCCTTCCTGGTGTATAGGCAGTTGGTCATCAGCCCCAACTGCAAAGCATTGCCCTGACCCCCTCGCAATTTTATGTTTTTGCAGTAGGATTTAGGAACTCAAGAAGGGTTCACACATATGCCCCAGTGATTCATTTAGATTAGTCTCTACATCAACGTGCACTTTCAcacaatcactctgaaatgtaaGACTGTGTACCATGTGGAGCTCTCCAAGGTAATACTGCTCCAGCATCTCCCTGGCGTCTGTAGAATGACCAACATCTTCAAAGCTTTCAGTTGCATCGGCCCCAGCCTGTTCCAGTAACACCTCCTCACCGCCTGGGTGCTGTTCATTAAAACAAAGGCAGAGAGTTATTTCCACATTGTCAGGTTACTGAAAACAGCTTATAGCTTTATATTGCTCCAGAAAGAGCACCAGTTAGGCTAATCCTTTACTGGTTTTGCAAGATGCATACTGGTTAACGGTGGCACTTATATGCACAGtttaatttcacattattttatcACAGATCAATTTTCCACAGAAACACATCATTTGTGTGGATATAATGATAGCTGGGTGACTGCCTGATAACCTTAGCCCCATTTCAGCCTGTCAACGTTACAAGGTTGCACAACACCGGAACCATGACCTCAAATAACCCCAACATTACCAAACGACGCCCATCACTGTGATCCTGAACAGTGCCCCTTCACCGACTCGCTATTCTGTTTACTCCGAATACCTCTGACCCACCTATAATCTTTAATCTCGGAAATGCGTAAACCAAGTCCATGGGTTTGTAATGCCCCTACCCTGGTAAAAAATaattagctaacgttagctacatGGCTAACTTCTACAACTCAACCAACTTACTCAAAACTCACAGCTGCGATCAAAAACGTTAGGCTGTAGTTTCATAACGCATTTCAGCTAAGATTGTCCTGCACTGGCAAAGATAGGTTACTAGTATTCTCCATAATACCAACGTGAACGCCAGATAACACCGGCGATATCGCCACGTTATCACCGGTAGCAGGGTGAGCAGTTGACTTTGCAGCGTTAGACTTAAACTACTAGCCACATTTGCTAACTAGCAGCTACTGTCAGCATCAGTGATGCCAAGTGTCTATCTGTACAGGCATAGTCTGCCTGTGGTAACGGTTGGGTATATGGGCATATGGTTCTGTATTAAACTGAGGTAATCGTCAAAACCCTACGAGACATATCCAAAACGCTTGACAGTGAAACTAACGCAACGTTAACACATAGCATACTAGCTTAGCTAGTGGGCAGCATTGCCTAACTACCGGTATAATATTAGCGCGCTTAGCCTACAGGAGTTGACTAGACGTTAGTTATGCTTACTTCAGTAAAAATGACAAAACCACAAAATAACAGTGTATTATATTGGAAATGATCTAATTCTGACCAAACACTTTCACCATGTAGCACAAGGCTACAGCCTAACGTTGCAAGTTAACCATCATCAATGCATCATATCTTGAGACATTAACTAAGCTAGTGCTAGCGTTACATTGCGCTACCATAGCTTCTCGTGTAACTCCATGGCCTCACCTCTTCCAGGAAACTCGTAATATCATACACTTTATCGTGAATGATAAGCCAGGTGTCCCTGCTGAGATTATGGGATTGGATTTCCTCCAATGTGTAGTATTTCACATTGCTTTCTGGTGTGTCCCCATCTCCATTTTCCTTAAGAGTGAGGTTATCTTCTGTATTTATAGTAGAGTCGATTTCCTCTCCCATTATTCGTCCAAGTTATTTGCTATCTTTCAGCCTCTGGATGAATTTATACTAGCCCTACTGTTGAGTTTTCAGttaacaacaacacaaatgcGTAAGTTATCCTATGACATTCGCATCACTAGCGTTACTCTGAAAAGCATAAAAGACCGAATTCTCCTCCCACGCCAGCGTCTAATCAGCAGACAAGTGACAGACCAATCACAATGTACAGAGCCACTTCCCAATGGGCCTCTGGTGCTCTCTGAAACCAACCAATACAAGGCCTTTTAGATTTTTAACCAATCACAGTAAACCACAGCGAATCACGAGACCCTCACACATAGATGCTTTGCCTTCACAGACACCACCAGAGCCCTTACCGAATACCACATTTACAGTGGCCCGGGCCCGACAGGTTCACGTGTTGTATCCCAGGTTTAGGATCTAGATAAGGACCTGAATACACTCTTTATATAAAAGAGAGTGTATCAACTGTCACGACACACTCAAAATGGGTTAGTTGCAACATGTTGTTCTAAccctaatgtaggcctactgcagcaCTGAAGCCAAGCGTTGAACGGgtgtcagtaggctacaaacaaATATGATTGATATTAATTATCAGGATTTGTAAGGCTGCATCTTATTTCCACTAAggatttagcttttttttgttccagtTAGTAAATCAGTAGCTGCATTATTAGTTGTAGTCTTACTGCAGTGGAGTGAGTCAAACCAAAATAATACAGTGATCCAGCCTgataaaggcatggatgagtgtTTCCGGGTCCTTATACAAAGGGTTTTAATGTAGCTAGTTGGAAATAGCTAACCCTCACCTAACTTGTTCATGAAAATTCAAACATGAATCCAAGAAAACGCCAAAATTGAGTGTATGTCAACTCTGAAATGTAACGGGTTCAATGAGGACCCCTTCGAAAATGAGATGAACCATCTCAAGGGGTTTATCctaacaaataaacataaacaatgatTAATCCAGATTCTTTTGTTTTAGACAGTGATtaattgtgtgcatatgttatTTTATCTGTGTAAACTTCTAGAACTTTAGCATGTTTGCAGTGAGTGTAGGTAGCCGATATCACGGGTCAGCTATATTGCGTCACTCCTGGCCTTCTCCAGAAGTAGATAAGAGACAAGTGACATGTGCGCAGACCTGATACAGACCATGGCAACTTTTCAAGTTGAAATGAATGAGTGGCAAACATACAAGTAATCAATATTAATCAAACATAATTAGGTGTAGGGCTTTATTCCATATCTCTCCCAACCCTCATGTTTCCTTTTTATTGTTACTGTTTTTATTGGatgtaaaatacaaataaaaacataatatcATAATATGCAAATCTTGTCAACCCACATTTGCAGCAAAAATTACATAGACAACATGTGTTGAAAAAGTAAAATTTCACGATTTAGTGGTAAGTAAAAGCAGATTTTGAATTTACAGTAATGGCAGTAACAAGTCTCAAACAAGTTGGGACAGGGGTAACAAAAGgctggaaaagttgtgtaatgataaAGACAATGAAAGGAGGATAATTTAACAACTAGGCTAATTAGTCTAGGAGTAAAAAGAGCATCTCAGAGCATCTCCCAGAAGAAAATGTGTGGAGGTATTCATCACTCtgtgtgaacctgtgtgtgCAAATGATAAAAACATAATACAAATGTTTCTTGACATGAAATTTCAAAGAATATGGGGATTTCATCGTCTACTGAACACAATATCATTAAAATAGTCAGAGAATCCAATAGTATTAGAAATCTCTGAAAACAAGGAGCATGGTTGACAAATTATTTTGGTTATCCGTGGTCTTTTGGACCTAGGACTGCActtcattacagtttttgcccattgcttgaacacattttgcaaaacttcgctcactgtgtctgtgccaaaactctacacacaagtaaacataacacaacactaggaaatatacctttcacatctatgtcttgaaactctactatcagtaccttaactctgctatcaaaacctaacaatctttagtcaaaatataactctggtgacaaaatgaaacacacttgcatcatatgcatacactttcagatcagcaggaacacactagtctactttatatagagaaccttgcttgaatacattttgcaaaactttgctcattgtgccaaaactccacacacaagtaaacattacacaacactgggaaatatggAATAATGGTGCCATTTACAATGgctaaactgagggctttttgtagctggctgattggtgttcagttgtgcaagtaagtgccttcaagtgtgtatttgagtggttgcaattgcccgatgtgttttgtattttggatacatgtgttttccGAATGGcgccctgagatttcatttttgaacaaagtgtcttatgtatgaaatagagagtagtatgcaggaccatgtgtgttgcataaaggagtaagtgtgttgcagcacttttgtttaaggtatgggtacatgtgtttgaataTAGTAATGAAAGcgtcaagttgtgttacttttcTAAGCATGGagttatgggatttttttaaattacattattgggagttattacattatcaagAAATTATTACATTATCACGTTCTACAAGGCTTTTCACACCACAGACATTTCCGATTGACCATTACCTGCATTGTTTTAGCGTACCAGTTTACTGTACATGGACCCGGTTGAATGTTACAGCTAGTGAATGAGCACATTGAAATGCTGAAGGATTTATGCATGTTTCGAAGTTGAATAAAGAGATACATTGTTGGGAATAAACAAGATGTTCAGTGTTGGAGTGAATACGAAACGAGCAGAATATGAGGAAGTGAGGGGGACACTGCAGAGGATTAACCCCTGCAAGGCAGCAGGCCTGGACAACATTCCGGGACAGGTGCTGAAGGAGTGTGCCCAGGGGCTCACTGGGGTGCTAAAAGACATCTTCACCATCTCACTCTCCCAAGTGGTGGTTCCTGTTTGCCTGAGGACATCCGCCATTGTTTTAGTGCCAGCGGTGAAAGGCAAGAATGACTGTTGTCTGGTGGCCTATGACACTGAAATGCTTTGAATGGCTGGTTATTGCCCACAAAAAGAACAAGATTAATATCAACATGGACCCCCATCGGTATGCTTACAGGACGAACCGGTCTGTGTCTGATCCAGTATCAGTTGTCATCCACCCTGCTCTCACCCACCTAGAGAGCAAGGATTTCTTGCTCTTCAGTTCTGCTTTCAATTCACGGCATCTCATTTTCCCCCACCACCTTCAACATCGGCTCCCCACAAGGATGTACTGTATTCCTGAGCCCACCCCTGTACACACTTTTCACTCATGATTGCCCCGTCAGGAGGGGGGCTTACTTAACAAATATACATAAGGCTACTGCACTATACACCAGCTAGCTATCATTACACTCAACACCAGCTAGCTATCATTACACTCAACACCAGCTCACTCACATTCAAGCTGGGTTTGaggctgcacactgcacagatgcacaactgaaaagaaaatgtttcttGACTTTGTTTGAATGGGAAAGACACAATGCTGGGGTTCGCTTAGCCCACCCTGGCCCCTGGCCACACTGTATACTGCTTAACACTTCTCCAACAGCCCAATACTGTGCCTAAAACAATGGGCAGAGCCAAGAGAGACGCAATCAAGCTGGCTTAAGAGGGGGCTATCAAACCATTCATTTGTTGGCTAAATAATACACAGCACTACTAGCTTACTAAACaaaggaaacacacaccacacattgtGTCCATTCATGAGTGAAGCCTCCTGACCCATTAGATTTATTTTATAACAGATGCAACAATGTGCTGTCTGTCAAGATGCAAACTAGATCCATTTCCACTGTTGGCCAGGGGGCACTGCATGGCCAGGGGTTTGCAGATGGCATTTTCCCAGACGAACCTCGAGTGACAATGGACTCTTCTCCCGATTTTCTTAGGAACACAAACTGCTGTTGTGACAGGAGTCAGTTAAATGGACGGTCAGGTGTTGACCCCTGGGGTTTGTTACTCATCTATTGGCACAACCTCTCTGCTTTGAGGAGTGGCCCTTTACACACATTTCTACATTTAGAAGCCTTAGTCTACAGTTGAGATACAAGGAAACATTGGAGGAAAGTTCAATGAAAATCAGGCCTCGTTTCAACACCACAcatcaaagaaaacaaaacaataaacatcaATAGCACCTGTGGTTGTAGAGGAGTTCAGggatgggcacaaatacatcaaaatgtatttccaaataaaataccaaatacccacctaaaaaatgtatcaaaataagctacaaaatacagcagccaaaaaatttatcaaaataaaatactgtatttttgaattttcaaaATACTACAAAATACTTCTTTCTAAAAGCCTTTTTCGTCTATCCCTTCACTTGTAAACTATCTGGAAAAACAGCTGAAAGCAAGAGACTCCTTCCATAATCAGTCAACAGATCAGATATGGTGAGTTTCATCACACTGTACACCTCtatcaatgtaaaaaaaaaaaaaaaaaaaaacaggttgtcACATTAATActgtaaaacagaaaaaagaaaggaaaattgCAAATTTAAGTGTTGCGATATAAGCTTAAGAACTCAAGTATTTGTGCTGTCCTTGTGTAAGCTAGTGGTGTCTCCTCAGTTGATGCCTTTAAGCACAACTAACTTCTCAAACAGTGTTGCATTCAGATGACACCTACAGTATGGGGCCTGATGATGGTATTGAATcttacaaaaacattttttgatgAGGGTTACTAGTCCAAGGATGGCAAGTCCTTTCTTTGGTCCTCTAAAAAATACACCGCATGATTTGTGTTGTGAGTGCAATATGCCGTGAGTGGCATCACAGGGGCTTGACTATGTGAAGgtgccacagacagagacagagatctcGTGCTactgcgttgtgttgaaccactgcggttcagccctgcacacgcccagactcgaacccgcgaaacagTAGCACCACGGATCGGGGGTCGagcgtgctaacaatccagcttaaagcccaggctactttagctttcatgccagcagcgctcttgaggcgtcggggagtgatgTTTACCAACATTCCACACGTACAGCTAAGCAAGCTGGCATCTGTTATACCACACTtgctgcacagtcatgttggaatagctgggcttggccccttagttccagtgaaacagtgagtccaacatgactgtgcaccagtgcacaacgcaaggtccgtaaagacagagtttggtgtggatgaacttgactggcctccaCAGAGTGCACcttaacccaatagaacacctttgggcagagattagagcagagactgagagccagtccaacatcagtgtgtgacctcacaaatgctgttgttgaagaatggtcaaaaaatcccataaactctcctaaaccttcccagaagagttgaagctgttatagctgcaaagagtggaccgacatcatattaaacccaatggattaagaatgggagaTCACCTACtgtaagttcatatgtgagtcaaggcaagtgacccaatacttttggcaatatatgTTGTGTATATAGATAGTTAAATAGATGTCATCACAGCGTCTCACAAagtattttacagtattttgaaaatacaaaaatacacaacgcTGAAgtaatttgatacaaaatacaaaggcattttcatcatctcaataaaatacaaaatagtattttgtatttcaaatacgtatttcaaatacatgtattagaaatactgcccatccctACAACTAGGGCAAAGTGGCAGCGGACCAGCGGTTTGCTTTGTCATTGGCTCACACCCCTTTCACTAATGACTCGCGAGACAAACTTCTGAGTCATGGCTTAGCCAAAAAAAGCATTGATCATATCAATGGAAAGACATGTAAATCCACAAAATCCACCCGAAATGATGACAATGGGGGAGTGCTGTGGCACAATTGGCTATAGCTTCCATGGCACAGCAATGGGGGACCAAGTTTGAGTCCGTCTGCAGTcatttccagatcccaccctctctctctcccacttgctttcTGTCATACTTCACTGTTCTattcaaataaaggcaaaagcaccccaccccccccccaaccaaaaaaaaacaaagaaatattgACAACCTCTAGCTGCAGCGATTTGTGTGACCTGCACATTTGCATTAACTCACCCAGCAGCACTATAGCAACAAGTCCAaaagatacagtacagtgccTATGAATGCAAACCTTTTGCTGTTCATGCATGTTGTACTGAAATGAAACACAAAGTGGAATGAATGTATACCGTATGAAAGTGGCCTTGAA encodes:
- the LOC134095505 gene encoding cytochrome b5, with product MGEEIDSTINTEDNLTLKENGDGDTPESNVKYYTLEEIQSHNLSRDTWLIIHDKVYDITSFLEEHPGGEEVLLEQAGADATESFEDVGHSTDAREMLEQYYLGELHMKDRRKEAKKDVYISTSNDSGSASWTTWLIPAVAAAVVGVMYRFYLMEHKSS